Proteins found in one Plasmodium coatneyi strain Hackeri chromosome 10, complete sequence genomic segment:
- a CDS encoding Chromatin assembly factor 1 subunit B translates to MPHVYLPQILWHSKDNKRSDRIYSVDIQPHPNYYSVKKLNRKYELFKKYIKDKENKCDTHFLVQSEVQGGNNSPLSSVHPNGMQKNGEVIIGEVSSANHPVNLRSDENGADDNEQNSEIKKNNCCDTRSCNWNSSSQEKSTPATLKGEEEHVDSDSQDGEEKKTKKGKKKSIKFNIATCGADEFVHLWRIYIKDDLIVKCLSRFIGHNGEINCVRFNKNGRYLASGGEDKFLYIWEKSKKPKNIPLGYDISFLDYKEWWNIVGSFRCSGVINSITWSNNDTLYIGNEDNNINIIEFVKNSNCKVKVLEGHAGIIQGISLDVNNEFLASLSADQTLKIWKKKNDGKSWKLENSIKNIKADQLEKRSTAYITYNEYEFNEKGADKNDHSATKKDEKKEMQSTPDDLTEELAKERKGDAGEGQTEKEKIWQKGSIETQETSAENEDHEEDYYDEEKKKMCSRKEEKELRENEPEDEEEVGSAEEEEEKKLRRCLFASEEMLPSFFRRIDFSPNGEFLIAPSGIQFEQIEKLHDRNTKPDENVKTVNQIKAFSCFYIYHKNLFIRYNIPFFTVFSQTSHFLVAKFNYNTYNLRTHQNILKRCYKHLMSSQSNDPDGSDSANKKRKMFDESGFINELKNYEHLIKLNYEKTLLFNDTQVQDDVSEDVSSTISDSDVQYDDEKEDFIDSTGDYSLSHNLDKNEEEQEKEECEDLAAEAEDPEEDTEEEEAADENEDNEDKEDDEGDNEEDGENDQNDQTGQNDCNEGGASPEQKQDAADKCSDEKNELEVCETKEKKEERFIYSLGTFDGSVYFYDSEILDTPISIVKNIHLCPITDISWNNLGNICACSSSDGYVSFYYFDHNELGKVKSYNNYYFEKKCNDLTFDEHYFESTFYDEVDFFNKDQLNDYTSSEDECEESNLSVNKEETKVRRINLVVGNAANFVLEQNTRK, encoded by the coding sequence atgccacACGTGTATTTACCCCAAATATTGTGGCATAGCAAAGATAACAAACGGAGCGACCGAATTTATTCTGTGGACATACAACCACACCCCAACTATTACAGCGTCAAAAAGCTAAACAGGAAATATgagttatttaaaaaatatataaaagataAAGAGAATAAGTGtgacacacattttttagtGCAAAGTGAAGTGCAGGGGGGGAATAACTCCCCCTTGTCTTCCGTCCATCCAAATGGCATGCAAAAAAACGGGGAAGTCATAATCGGGGAGGTAAGCAGCGCTAACCATCCGGTGAACCTCCGTAGTGATGAAAACGGCGCAGATGATAACGAACAAAACAGCGAAATCAAGAAGAATAATTGCTGTGATACCAGATCCTGCAACTGGAACAGTTCCTCCCAAGAAAAATCCACCCCTGCTACactaaaaggagaagaagaacatgTAGACAGTGACAGCCAAGacggagaggaaaaaaaaacaaaaaaaggaaaaaaaaaatcgatcAAGTTTAACATCGCTACCTGTGGCGCAGATGAATTTGTGCACTTATGGAGAATATACATAAAAGACGACTTGATAGTCAAATGTTTAAGCAGGTTTATAGGTCATAACGGAGAAATAAATTGTGTCcgttttaacaaaaatggtaGGTACTTAGCCAGCGGAGGGGAAGataaatttttgtacatttgggaaaagagcaaaaaaccaaaaaatattcccctAGGGTATGACATAAGCTTTCTAGATTACAAAGAATGGTGGAATATAGTGGGGTCATTCAGGTGCAGTGGTGTTATCAACAGTATCACTTGGTCGAATAACGACACGTTATACATAGGAAATGAGGATAATAACATTAACATAATCGAATTTGTTAAAAACTCGAATTGCAAAGTAAAGGTTTTAGAAGGACATGCTGGAATTATCCAAGGAATATCACTAGACGTGAACAACGAATTTTTGGCTTCTCTCAGTGCTGACCAGACGCtcaaaatatggaaaaaaaaaaacgatggGAAGTCGTGGAAATTGGAAAAttccataaaaaatataaaagcaGACCAGCTGGAAAAACGATCCACCGCTTACATAACATATAATGAATATGAGTTTAACGAGAAGGGTGCAGACAAGAATGACCACTCTGCAACTAAGAAGGacgagaagaaagaaatgcaGAGCACACCAGATGATTTGACCGAGGAACTCgcgaaggaaaggaaaggcgATGCAGGTGAAGGACAaacggagaaggaaaaaatctgGCAGAAGGGATCGATCGAAACGCAGGAGACATCCGCGGAAAATGAGGACCATGAAGAAGATTACtatgatgaagaaaaaaaaaaaatgtgttcgagaaaagaagaaaaagaattgagGGAGAATGAACCagaagatgaggaagaagttgGCAGCgcagaggaagaggaagaaaaaaaattaagaagatGCTTATTCGCAAGCGAAGAAATGctgccttcctttttcagaCGCAttgatttttcccccaatggAGAATTTCTAATCGCACCAAGTGGCATTCAATttgaacaaattgaaaagcTTCATGACAGAAATACAAAACCAgatgaaaatgtaaaaaccgTCAACCAGATAAAAGCGTTCAGCTGCTTCTACATATATCATAAGAATTTGTTCATTAGGTACAATATCCCAttttttactgttttttCCCAAACTAGCCATTTTCTAGTAGCCAAATTTAATTATAACACCTATAATTTAAGAACACACCAGAATATTCTCAAACGATGCTACAAGCATTTGATGAGCTCACAGTCAAATGATCCAGATGGATCGGACAgtgcgaataaaaaaagaaaaatgttcgaCGAATCGGGATTTATTaacgaattaaaaaattatgaacatttGATAAAACTGAATTATGAGAAAACTTTACTGTTTAACGACACCCAAGTGCAAGATGACGTAAGCGAAGATGTTAGTAGCACCATCTCAGATAGCGACGTCCAGTATGATGACGAGAAAGAGGACTTTATAGACTCCACAGGGGACTACTCATTGTCGCATAACCTTGACAAGAATGAAGAGGAGcaggagaaggaggagtgCGAAGATTTGGCGGCCGAAGCGGAAGACCCAGAAGAGGAcacggaggaggaagaggctgctgatgaaaatgaagataaCGAAGACAAGGAAGACGATGAGGGGGATAACGAAGAAGACGGTGAAAATGATCAAAACGATCAAACAGGTCAAAATGACTGTAACGAAGGGGGGGCGAGCCCCGAGCAAAAGCAGGACGCCGCCGATAAGTGCAGCGACGAAAAAAACGAGCTGGAGGTTTGCGaaacgaaggagaaaaaggaagaaagattCATTTACTCCTTGGGAACCTTCGACGGAAGCGTCTACTTTTACGACAGCGAAATTCTGGACACTCCAATTAGCATAGTCAAAAATATACACCTCTGCCCAATCACAGATATATCATGGAATAACCTGGGgaacatatgtgcatgctcGAGCTCAGACGGATATGTCAGCTTCTACTACTTTGATCATAACGAATTGGGCAAGGTGAAATCGTACAATAATTACTACtttgagaaaaaatgtaacgaCTTAACATTCGACGAGCATTACTTTGAAAGTACCTTCTACGACGAAGTAGACTTTTTTAACAAAGACCAGTTAAATGATTATACGTCCAGCGAAGATGAATGCGAAGAAAGCAACTTGTCAgtaaacaaagaagaaacgaAAGTTCGAAGAATCAATTTGGTCGTGGGTAATGCGGCTAATTTTGTTCTAGAACAAAATACAAGGAAGTGA